In Nocardioides sp. JQ2195, a genomic segment contains:
- a CDS encoding Swt1 family HEPN domain-containing protein, with translation MFEADVAAQVSLDVLDEVHVAAATTMAAVYVAVAAFENSVRQLVTSVLREAVGDDWWESAVSAPIQKSCRGRQDEEEKHRFHTQRGDSPITYTDFKNLSNIIRANWEHFADFLPSAEWATAIFDGIERSRNVIMHSGRLDPEDIARIGTNLRDWVKQVGA, from the coding sequence ATGTTCGAAGCTGACGTCGCCGCTCAGGTGTCACTTGATGTGCTAGACGAGGTCCACGTTGCTGCCGCGACAACGATGGCCGCCGTCTACGTGGCAGTCGCGGCGTTTGAGAACTCAGTGCGGCAACTCGTTACTTCTGTACTGAGAGAGGCCGTTGGCGACGACTGGTGGGAGAGTGCGGTGTCGGCACCCATCCAGAAGTCCTGTCGAGGACGACAGGACGAAGAAGAGAAGCACAGATTCCATACGCAGCGGGGCGACAGCCCCATCACCTATACCGACTTCAAGAACCTCTCGAATATCATCCGTGCCAACTGGGAGCACTTTGCAGACTTCCTGCCCTCGGCGGAGTGGGCAACTGCCATCTTCGACGGCATCGAGCGATCGCGGAACGTCATCATGCACAGCGGTCGACTCGATCCCGAGGACATTGCACGCATCGGCACGAATCTGCGTGATTGGGTGAAGCAGGTAGGTGCCTAG
- a CDS encoding IS3 family transposase (programmed frameshift), which translates to MAAPRKYGDELRERATRMAVDARKDPATRSGAVPRIAEQLGMHPETLRNWVRQAEIDGGVRPGTTTDDAARLVELEREVRELRRANEILKTSAAFFAAGGARPQDQVTKVPTAVLVDYIDQHRDRLGVEPICEVLRDAGVQIAPSTYYAAKTRPPSARSIRDAELVTDIKVAHKANLGVYGARKIHAELNREGIPVARCTVERLMRAEGLRGIPREKTRRTTIGDGAETERPEDLVKRKFIATAPNQLWVADLTYVRTHSGWVYAAFILDVFSRMVVGWQVSTSLRTDLALDALDMGLWSRQRAGQDVTGLIHHSDRGVQYRAIRYTERLAEADAVASVGSKGDSYDNAMAEAFNSLFKAECIRNPVMRPKGGWKSVGDVEIAVAEYVDWFNHRRLHGEIGLIPPAELETNHWASTEPEHYPETPVLTEAGSK; encoded by the exons ATGGCAGCACCAAGGAAGTACGGCGACGAGCTGCGTGAGCGAGCTACCCGGATGGCTGTGGACGCGCGCAAAGACCCGGCGACCAGGTCGGGTGCGGTCCCCAGGATCGCGGAGCAGCTCGGGATGCATCCAGAGACGTTGAGGAACTGGGTCCGGCAGGCCGAGATCGACGGCGGTGTCCGACCGGGCACAACGACCGACGACGCGGCGCGTCTCGTTGAACTCGAGCGTGAGGTCCGTGAGCTGCGCCGGGCCAACGAGATCCTGAAGACCTCCGCAGCGTTTTTCGCCGCCG GCGGAGCTCGACCGCAAGATCAAGTAACCAAGGTGCCGACGGCGGTGCTGGTCGACTACATCGACCAGCACCGCGATCGGCTCGGGGTCGAGCCGATCTGTGAAGTCCTGCGTGATGCAGGCGTCCAGATCGCCCCGAGCACCTACTACGCCGCCAAGACGCGGCCGCCGTCGGCGAGGTCGATCCGCGACGCGGAGCTGGTCACCGACATCAAGGTTGCGCACAAGGCGAACCTGGGTGTCTACGGCGCTCGGAAGATCCATGCCGAGCTCAACCGCGAAGGCATCCCGGTGGCTCGCTGCACCGTGGAGCGGCTGATGCGCGCCGAGGGCCTGCGCGGCATCCCGCGGGAGAAGACCCGAAGGACCACCATCGGCGACGGCGCCGAGACCGAGCGACCCGAGGACCTGGTCAAGCGCAAGTTCATCGCCACCGCGCCCAACCAGCTCTGGGTCGCCGACCTGACCTACGTCCGCACCCACTCGGGGTGGGTCTATGCCGCCTTCATCCTCGACGTCTTCAGTCGCATGGTGGTCGGCTGGCAGGTGTCCACCTCGTTGCGCACCGACCTCGCACTCGATGCCCTCGACATGGGTCTGTGGTCCCGGCAGCGAGCCGGCCAGGACGTCACCGGCCTGATCCACCACAGCGATAGGGGCGTGCAATATCGAGCAATTCGCTACACCGAGCGGCTCGCCGAAGCAGACGCTGTCGCATCCGTCGGGTCCAAGGGCGACTCGTATGACAACGCGATGGCCGAGGCGTTCAACTCGCTGTTCAAGGCCGAGTGCATCCGCAACCCGGTCATGCGCCCCAAGGGTGGTTGGAAGTCGGTCGGTGACGTCGAGATCGCCGTCGCCGAATACGTCGACTGGTTCAACCACCGCAGGCTCCACGGCGAGATCGGGCTCATCCCGCCCGCCGAGCTCGAGACCAACCACTGGGCCAGCACCGAGCCCGAGCACTACCCTGAAACACCCGTCCTCACCGAGGCCGGATCCAAGTAA
- a CDS encoding IS256 family transposase — MTAPHIVDPAGLLGEALAEASPDLMRSLLQSIINTLLSADADAVVGAEYGRPTPSRTSQRNGYRHRDLDTRVGTVDVSIPKLRKGTYFPEWLLERRKRAESALITVVADCYLAGVSTRRMDKLVKTLGIDSLSKSQVSRMAAELDEHVEQFRHRPLDAAGPFTFVAADALTMKVREGGRVINAVVLVATGVNGDGHREVLGMRVATSETGAAWNEFFADLTARGLSGVRLVTSDAHAGLVEAIAANLPGASWQRCRTHYAANLMSTTPKTMWPAVKAMLHSVYDQPDAPAVHAQFDRLLDYVADKLPEVHEHLDGARADILAFTAFPKDVWTQIWSNNPAERLNREIRRRTDSVGIFPNRDAIVRLVGAVLAEQTDEWAEGRRYLGLEVLTRCRINIVPTTEPEIGVNDLPELTA, encoded by the coding sequence ATGACCGCTCCCCACATTGTCGACCCTGCCGGCCTGCTCGGCGAAGCCCTCGCTGAGGCGAGTCCAGATCTCATGCGCTCGCTGCTCCAGTCGATCATCAACACCCTGCTCAGTGCCGATGCCGACGCCGTGGTCGGTGCCGAGTACGGCCGCCCGACCCCGAGCCGGACCAGCCAGCGCAACGGTTATCGCCACCGCGACCTCGACACCCGCGTCGGCACCGTCGACGTCTCGATCCCCAAGCTCAGGAAGGGCACCTATTTCCCTGAGTGGCTCCTCGAGCGTCGCAAGCGCGCCGAGTCTGCGCTGATTACCGTCGTGGCCGACTGCTACCTCGCCGGGGTGTCCACCCGGCGGATGGACAAGCTCGTCAAGACCCTCGGCATCGACTCACTCTCGAAGTCCCAGGTCTCGCGGATGGCAGCTGAGCTCGACGAGCACGTCGAACAGTTCCGGCACCGGCCCTTGGATGCAGCGGGGCCGTTCACGTTCGTCGCCGCCGACGCGTTGACGATGAAGGTCCGCGAGGGCGGCCGTGTGATCAACGCGGTCGTCCTGGTCGCGACCGGCGTCAACGGCGACGGACACCGCGAGGTCCTCGGCATGCGCGTCGCGACGTCAGAGACCGGTGCGGCGTGGAACGAGTTCTTCGCCGACCTCACAGCCCGCGGCCTGAGCGGTGTCCGCCTCGTCACCTCCGATGCCCACGCCGGGCTGGTCGAGGCGATCGCGGCGAACCTGCCCGGCGCCAGCTGGCAGCGTTGCCGCACTCACTACGCAGCGAACCTCATGTCGACCACACCGAAGACGATGTGGCCTGCTGTGAAGGCGATGCTGCACTCGGTCTACGACCAGCCCGACGCGCCCGCCGTGCACGCCCAGTTCGACCGGCTGCTCGACTACGTCGCCGACAAACTCCCTGAGGTCCACGAGCACCTCGACGGTGCCCGTGCCGACATCCTCGCCTTCACCGCGTTCCCGAAAGACGTCTGGACCCAGATCTGGTCCAACAACCCCGCCGAACGCCTCAACCGCGAGATCCGGCGCCGCACCGACAGCGTTGGGATCTTCCCCAATCGTGACGCCATCGTCCGGCTCGTCGGCGCCGTCCTCGCCGAGCAGACCGACGAGTGGGCCGAAGGCCGCCGCTACCTCGGACTCGAAGTCCTCACTCGCTGCCGCATCAACATCGTGCCCACCACCGAACCCGAGATCGGAGTCAACGACCTACCCGAACTGACTGCCTGA
- a CDS encoding DUF5343 domain-containing protein produces MQVTEPPRNPGRFNRILAEGMREAYADLFELNTLANTMTRDEVKNKLKTLTQGQFSDDVLGKMAGTFVALAAKADFKAVESAKPPAEDAAEVAPDTPPALVTDGRASSRVRPPIDLVYNIELVLPESRDPAVYDALFRSLRAHLLND; encoded by the coding sequence ATCCAAGTAACCGAGCCTCCACGAAACCCGGGGCGATTCAATCGCATCTTGGCGGAGGGCATGCGAGAGGCGTATGCAGACCTGTTCGAGTTGAACACCCTGGCCAACACCATGACCCGAGACGAGGTGAAGAACAAACTCAAGACGCTAACGCAGGGACAGTTCAGTGATGATGTTCTCGGAAAGATGGCAGGCACGTTCGTTGCGTTGGCCGCCAAGGCGGATTTCAAGGCGGTTGAGTCCGCCAAGCCACCAGCGGAAGACGCGGCCGAGGTTGCACCAGACACGCCCCCGGCACTGGTGACGGATGGACGCGCCTCATCCCGAGTCCGGCCGCCGATTGACTTGGTCTACAACATCGAACTAGTGCTTCCTGAATCGCGCGATCCAGCGGTCTACGACGCGCTGTTTCGCAGCCTGAGAGCTCACCTCCTCAATGATTGA
- a CDS encoding DEAD/DEAH box helicase yields MPDHHDLAEGLHESIVTQRLNAAIQQELDRHTEVAKVDDADSSHVLTRHIAGAVQQRLSGIKDPDARLAMANHLLRAIEDPEDRVLGPLQQLHAVRPEPGPGKVLRLQHRPKTPMNESALLTNAKGEPSLATELRAELDSADRVDLLCAFVMWHGLRLIENELATARDAGVPIRVVTTTYIGGTERRALDRLVNDFGAEVKVQYDAKRTRLHAKAWLFGRNTGLDTAYVGSSNLTTSAMLEGVEWNVRLSARSTPSLIEKFRATFESYWNSPEFEPYDPAVDGDRLDDALLEAKGIKANDRATISISGLEVRAYPYQQEMLDMLEVERVLHDRHRNLVVAATGTGKTVIAALDYRRLCEQAGGSQPKLLFVAHRKEILDQSMRTYREVLSDGSFGEQYVGGQRPERWQHVFASVQSLTSYGIANIPAEAFDVVVIDEFHHAEAKTYRRILDHLKPQELLGLTATPERGDGTDVRSFFDGRTAAELRLWDALGADLLCPFHYFAIADGTDLRSITWSRGKYDESQLADIFTGNDARARIILKQVRDKVANVSQMRALGFCVNVAHATYMTKVFNDAGIPALLVTGETSSNERAQALRDLRERRVNVLFTVDVFNEGLDIPDVDTVLFLRPTESSTIFMQQLGRGLRRTHSKAVLTVLDFVGYHRKEFQFSKRYSALTGIHGKQLEKAVKDDFPFLPSGCQIRLDRQSQEIVLENLRSQISNRWAQIVAQLKHTGDATLPEFLESSGLELSDILRRGSHSWTKLRHDSGLPTLPGSVLEQQLLKRVRAFAHVDDPLRVDAYQSLLAPGSPSYDELSPAEQKLARMLFYSMWSDGGGHGSYEDGLKALRDESAVRAEISTVIELSFEAARHVPVPLGSAEIPLRVHSRYQREEILAALDFPRRPNSFREGVWFSPDHNVDAFFVTLKKSEADYSPTTMYADYPISRDLFHWESQSTTSVTSPTGVRYLSGNSTVYLFVRQEQKDEFGTSPYLFLGPASYVSHTGDRPIAITWRLAHEMPMDFFNHASAVAQ; encoded by the coding sequence GTGCCTGACCACCATGACCTCGCCGAGGGACTCCACGAATCGATCGTCACCCAGCGGCTGAATGCTGCAATCCAGCAGGAACTCGATCGGCACACCGAGGTCGCCAAGGTTGATGACGCGGACTCCTCGCACGTTCTCACCCGACACATCGCGGGCGCAGTGCAGCAACGCCTTTCGGGCATCAAAGACCCCGATGCCAGGCTGGCGATGGCCAATCACTTGCTCCGGGCCATCGAAGATCCAGAAGACCGTGTGCTCGGCCCTCTGCAGCAACTCCACGCGGTGCGGCCAGAACCTGGCCCCGGCAAGGTCCTGCGCCTGCAGCATCGGCCCAAGACCCCGATGAACGAGTCGGCGCTGCTCACCAATGCCAAGGGCGAGCCGTCGTTGGCCACAGAGCTTCGCGCCGAACTGGACTCGGCCGACCGCGTCGATCTGCTGTGCGCCTTCGTGATGTGGCACGGGCTCCGGCTGATCGAGAACGAGCTTGCCACCGCGCGCGACGCGGGCGTGCCGATCCGTGTGGTGACCACGACCTACATCGGCGGCACGGAGCGCCGAGCGCTCGACCGACTCGTCAACGACTTCGGTGCCGAAGTCAAGGTTCAGTACGACGCAAAGCGCACCCGTTTGCACGCAAAGGCCTGGCTGTTCGGCAGGAACACCGGTCTCGACACGGCGTACGTCGGGTCATCGAACCTGACCACCTCGGCCATGCTCGAAGGCGTCGAGTGGAACGTGCGGCTCAGCGCACGCTCGACGCCGAGTCTCATCGAGAAGTTCCGGGCCACCTTTGAGTCCTACTGGAACAGCCCTGAGTTCGAGCCCTATGACCCCGCGGTCGATGGTGATCGACTCGATGACGCACTGTTGGAGGCAAAGGGCATCAAGGCAAACGATCGAGCAACCATCAGCATCTCGGGACTCGAGGTTCGGGCCTATCCCTACCAACAAGAGATGTTGGACATGCTCGAGGTCGAGCGAGTCCTCCATGATCGCCACCGCAACCTCGTGGTCGCTGCCACTGGCACAGGCAAGACCGTGATCGCCGCACTCGACTACCGGCGACTGTGTGAGCAAGCCGGCGGCAGCCAGCCGAAACTGCTGTTCGTCGCACATCGTAAGGAGATCCTCGACCAGTCGATGCGCACCTACCGCGAGGTGCTGAGCGACGGCAGCTTCGGCGAGCAGTATGTAGGCGGGCAGCGGCCCGAGCGTTGGCAGCACGTGTTCGCGAGCGTTCAGTCCTTGACGAGCTACGGTATTGCGAACATCCCAGCCGAAGCCTTCGACGTGGTCGTCATCGACGAATTCCACCACGCAGAAGCCAAGACTTATCGGCGCATCCTCGATCACCTGAAGCCTCAAGAGCTGCTGGGATTGACCGCCACCCCCGAGCGTGGGGACGGCACGGACGTGCGCTCCTTCTTCGACGGACGGACCGCGGCCGAGTTGCGATTGTGGGATGCACTCGGGGCCGATCTGCTGTGCCCCTTCCACTACTTCGCCATCGCCGACGGCACCGACTTGCGCTCCATCACCTGGTCAAGAGGCAAGTACGACGAGTCCCAGTTGGCCGACATCTTCACCGGCAACGATGCTCGCGCGCGGATCATCCTCAAGCAGGTGCGCGACAAGGTCGCGAACGTCAGTCAGATGAGGGCCCTCGGCTTCTGCGTGAACGTCGCCCATGCGACGTACATGACCAAGGTCTTCAATGATGCCGGCATCCCCGCCCTCCTAGTGACCGGCGAAACTTCGAGTAATGAGCGCGCACAGGCGCTTCGCGATCTGCGCGAGCGTCGCGTCAACGTCCTGTTCACCGTCGACGTCTTCAACGAAGGCCTCGATATTCCTGATGTCGACACCGTGCTCTTCCTGCGTCCCACGGAGAGCTCCACCATCTTCATGCAGCAACTGGGTCGCGGATTGCGGCGCACGCACTCGAAGGCCGTCCTGACTGTGCTCGACTTCGTCGGCTATCACCGCAAGGAGTTCCAGTTCTCCAAGCGATACTCAGCGCTCACCGGCATCCACGGCAAGCAGTTGGAGAAGGCCGTGAAGGACGACTTCCCGTTCCTTCCGTCCGGCTGCCAGATCCGACTGGACCGGCAAAGCCAAGAGATCGTGCTGGAGAACCTGCGTTCCCAGATCAGCAACCGCTGGGCCCAGATCGTCGCTCAGCTGAAGCACACAGGGGACGCGACCTTGCCGGAATTCCTGGAGAGCTCGGGACTGGAACTGAGCGACATCTTGCGCAGGGGAAGCCACTCGTGGACGAAGCTGCGCCACGACTCCGGGCTTCCCACACTTCCCGGGTCCGTGCTCGAGCAGCAGCTGCTGAAGCGCGTGCGGGCCTTCGCGCACGTCGATGACCCGTTGCGGGTGGATGCTTACCAATCCCTACTCGCGCCAGGCTCACCGTCGTACGACGAACTCTCACCCGCCGAGCAAAAATTGGCGCGCATGCTCTTCTACTCGATGTGGTCCGACGGTGGTGGCCATGGCTCGTACGAAGATGGGCTGAAGGCCCTGCGTGACGAGTCGGCTGTCCGCGCCGAAATCTCCACGGTTATTGAGCTCTCGTTTGAAGCAGCCCGCCATGTACCGGTGCCACTTGGTTCGGCGGAGATTCCGCTGCGCGTGCACTCTCGCTATCAGCGCGAGGAGATTCTGGCGGCCCTCGACTTCCCACGAAGGCCGAACAGCTTCCGCGAGGGTGTCTGGTTCTCCCCCGACCACAACGTCGACGCATTTTTCGTGACGCTGAAGAAGTCTGAGGCTGACTACTCCCCCACCACGATGTATGCCGACTATCCGATCAGCCGCGACCTGTTCCACTGGGAATCGCAGTCCACAACCTCGGTGACATCACCAACAGGTGTGCGCTATCTGTCCGGGAACAGCACTGTGTATCTGTTCGTGCGCCAAGAGCAGAAGGACGAGTTCGGCACTTCGCCCTACCTCTTCCTCGGCCCGGCCTCGTATGTCAGTCATACCGGGGATCGGCCGATCGCCATCACTTGGAGGCTTGCCCACGAGATGCCGATGGACTTCTTCAACCATGCTTCGGCAGTCGCTCAGTAG
- a CDS encoding DUF2510 domain-containing protein, which yields MVRRLPRFPAPFVDFMQTLCMGDKQAPAGWYPTEVGQERFWDGSAWTEEVRNVGSVPTHVAAGGRFKGAASVAAGRLMSRNVDVPDGTVWSAVGKPISGIGAGRYRMDANYLYFEKGALGTDSQQVPIAQVLDVDVKQTMTQKARGVFTLTVQIQRGANVERVLMEDIPDGREAQRQINESAHRARNAIQQRQNTMRYESTHPGVPAASVPPAATAPESTVAPDSIAQLKELAALKEAGILTEEEFAAKKVDILSRM from the coding sequence ATGGTGCGTCGCCTGCCGCGTTTCCCAGCGCCGTTCGTCGATTTCATGCAGACTTTGTGCATGGGCGATAAGCAGGCACCTGCGGGCTGGTATCCAACCGAGGTCGGGCAGGAGCGTTTCTGGGATGGCTCAGCCTGGACTGAGGAAGTCCGCAATGTGGGCTCGGTCCCCACGCACGTAGCGGCAGGTGGGCGGTTCAAGGGTGCGGCTTCTGTGGCCGCTGGTCGGTTGATGTCGAGGAATGTAGACGTACCTGACGGCACTGTCTGGTCGGCCGTCGGCAAACCCATCAGCGGCATAGGTGCCGGCCGATACCGGATGGACGCCAACTACCTCTATTTCGAGAAGGGCGCCCTAGGCACCGACTCGCAACAGGTCCCCATCGCGCAGGTGCTGGATGTCGACGTCAAGCAAACCATGACCCAAAAGGCTCGCGGCGTCTTCACGCTTACGGTGCAGATTCAGCGGGGGGCCAACGTCGAACGCGTCCTCATGGAGGACATACCCGACGGCCGTGAGGCCCAGCGCCAGATCAACGAATCTGCTCATCGGGCACGCAACGCCATCCAACAGCGTCAGAACACCATGCGCTATGAAAGCACACACCCCGGCGTTCCAGCCGCCTCTGTCCCCCCTGCCGCTACTGCTCCCGAATCAACTGTCGCGCCAGACTCGATTGCTCAGTTGAAGGAGCTCGCTGCACTCAAAGAGGCGGGCATTCTCACCGAGGAAGAGTTCGCCGCCAAGAAGGTAGACATTCTCAGCCGTATGTGA
- a CDS encoding sigma-70 family RNA polymerase sigma factor produces MRLELADLEVARGQALLRYAFLLCGDRSEAQDLVQEAFLSVLRRGGDPLARRIENLEGYLRSSIYHDCASRGRRLRRGREALKRLTGERDVVADSQETVASRDHLWSALQELPARQRAAIVLRFYEDLPDTEIGEVLGCATGTVRSLVHRGLTQLQRRDDLATHKSKVKR; encoded by the coding sequence ATGAGACTGGAGCTCGCTGACCTTGAGGTCGCGCGCGGTCAAGCGCTGCTTCGCTATGCGTTTCTGCTGTGCGGCGATAGATCCGAAGCCCAGGACCTGGTGCAGGAGGCTTTTCTGTCGGTGCTGCGCCGCGGGGGCGACCCTCTCGCCAGGCGAATAGAGAACCTCGAGGGTTACCTGCGTTCGTCGATTTACCACGATTGCGCGAGCAGAGGTCGTCGTCTTCGGCGTGGCCGTGAGGCGCTCAAGCGGTTGACGGGTGAGCGAGATGTCGTGGCGGACTCCCAGGAGACCGTGGCCTCACGCGACCACCTGTGGTCGGCGTTGCAGGAACTTCCAGCGCGGCAACGGGCAGCCATCGTGCTCCGCTTCTACGAAGACCTTCCTGACACTGAGATTGGCGAGGTCCTCGGCTGCGCCACCGGCACTGTCCGCAGTCTCGTGCACCGGGGGTTGACCCAACTTCAGCGCCGAGACGACCTCGCGACCCACAAGTCCAAGGTGAAGAGGTAA
- a CDS encoding DUF5343 domain-containing protein, giving the protein MTSTKNVEAILTAMQQAQAPKQFSTTFLSNLGFKGNADRLFVGILKALGFLEPSGTPTQRYFEFLDQTQSDRESPRV; this is encoded by the coding sequence TTGACCAGCACCAAGAACGTCGAAGCGATTCTGACAGCCATGCAGCAAGCACAGGCGCCAAAACAATTTTCGACTACTTTCCTTAGCAACCTGGGCTTCAAGGGCAACGCTGACCGTCTGTTTGTCGGCATCCTGAAGGCCCTTGGGTTCTTAGAACCAAGCGGCACGCCGACGCAGCGGTACTTCGAGTTCCTCGATCAAACGCAGAGCGATCGTGAATCGCCCCGGGTCTGA